The Bacillus vallismortis genome window below encodes:
- a CDS encoding DUF2759 domain-containing protein codes for MLLVVIFGLVALFALWGVLRSVKNRNILGFLMAGATLFVFGWFTVMTVINSGYPTAH; via the coding sequence ATGTTACTTGTCGTGATTTTCGGCCTTGTCGCTCTTTTCGCTTTATGGGGAGTCTTGCGTTCTGTTAAAAATAGAAATATACTTGGATTTTTAATGGCCGGAGCCACCTTATTTGTCTTTGGCTGGTTTACGGTGATGACCGTGATAAACAGCGGCTATCCAACCGCGCATTAA